From Salvelinus sp. IW2-2015 linkage group LG2, ASM291031v2, whole genome shotgun sequence, one genomic window encodes:
- the LOC111979194 gene encoding uncharacterized protein, whose amino-acid sequence METLLFWDLVSVVIMLFLVSTESAGDSTKYQKNKSASLGEIVTLVCNNSEANASYIWKKDTVLIFSHSDTLNKTEGKFTSDRMSVDPSSTKMTIFNVQLNDTGSYICQITDDQSGVRTMEWNMTITNNLTXHAXHGJRRLXLFTIPSAIGGVVLCMNICCMVWLCRKQKQEQTVTSHCBRQGEESNAQSDGHTARREQHQWSQYFERLNSVYGQ is encoded by the exons ATGGAAACTCTCCTGTTCTGGGACCTGGTGTCTGTGGTCATCATGCTGTTCCTTGTCTCTACAG AGTCAGCAGGTGACTCAACAAAATATCAGAAAAATAAATCAGCTTCTTTGGGAGAAATTGTTACTTTGGTTTGCAATAACTCAGAGGCGAATGCATCATACATCTGGAAGAAGGACACAGTTCTCATTTTCTCTCATAGTGACACACTGAATAAAACTGAAGGAAAATTCACCTCTGACAGGATGAGTGTTGATCCATCTTCTACAAAGATGACTATCTTTAATGTACAGTTAAATGACACCGGGAGCTACATATGTCAAATAACAGATGATCAAAGTGGTGTACGGACAATGGAGTGGAATATGACCATCACTAATAACCTCACAG MTCATGCTGRACATGGCMTACGGAGGTTAWTGCTCTTCACAATTCCATCTGCTATTGGAGGAGTGGTTCTCTGCATGAACATCTGCTGTATGGTCTGGCTGTGTAG GAAACAAAAACAGGAACAGACTGTCACAAGTCATTGTRATAGGCAAGGAGAG GAGAGCAATGCCCAGTCTGATGGTCACACTGCCAGAAGAGAACAACACCAGTGGAGTCAATACTTTGAAAGACTCAACTCAGTCTATGGACAGTAG